From the genome of Drosophila gunungcola strain Sukarami chromosome 3L unlocalized genomic scaffold, Dgunungcola_SK_2 000005F, whole genome shotgun sequence:
tatatcatatttttttggtttttattgacatgtacatgaatatataaatcaaagtttagGGCACGAGGTCATTTTTataacacaaaaattttaaatatttttggttttaatatattgatatttatatatcaagTGTTTGTTGACAGTTTTCGCCTGGTGTAACAGCTTCATTCCACTCGCCAATCCTGACCGCACCTTCTTCCCTGCCACACTCCAGCCAGAATGTATCTCTACCGGGCCGCCGCTCCCTCGCAGCAactttgttatattttatacgGTAATTTATAATAAGTTTTTTCACGCACCTTTCTGGAGTCACCCTCCTCTACAGTTTTCCCCTGGCCACGAGACCCACGCATTTCAAAGACCGGGAAAACGAAGGCATTTCGAGGAGCAGGAGTAAGACACTCAGCAGGCCACAACTTCCCCAGATGTATTTGAGTTGGAGCGCAGTCTGGGTCTGACTTACAACTAAtgcaatataataaatttatacagGGTTACAAATAAATGTGGGCAGACCTCTCCAACTTTCAATGtaaatgtgtatgtgtatgtgtgtgtgtgagtgtgagtttgagttgaaaaataaataaataaatatttttagaaggATACATGAGATTGAAAATGCGGCCCGGCCCGCTCCTATTTCACGTTTCCTGCTTGTCGGTGTGTGTTGTTTTGCTTTATGATGATGCCTCAGAGGGGGGTGCGTTGGGGGTTATTTATcagcataaattatttatgccGCATTAGgggcataaaaataaataaaataaatgaagccGGCCAACTAAATCCGATTAGAAAACGGCCCAAGCAAAAGGAGGCCCGCCAGTAATGGGCTACAAGATACTCGCACATACAGacagatacaaagatacacaGTCCAtagatacaaatttatttttatagattaatCAACGAATTACTTGTGCAGCTGTTGCCGCaattccattttccatttccccattttcatttccacaTCGTATACGATTTATTTGGcttggccataaaaatgaaaattttccgccaagtatttgaaaatataaacattaaaatcgcTGTTATGGCCGTATTTtcgtatttaattaaatgtttatgcCAAGCATTTAAACTAAATCGACCAGGGCCGAGATCTGAATTTGTATGTCCATGTCTGCTTTGCATCTTTATGTTTAAGATGTTGTAAAAACTACTTGGGAAGTACTTGAATGGTCCGCCTTTGTGTATATAGTATTCTCCATGTGGGGATCGCTTCGTTTGCTTCGTTTTGGGTTTTGGGATCGGTGCgcatatataaaatatgactGAATAATATAAAACAGAAGGCGATACATCAAAGCGgattatacaatttatttttgcttttatttctcGGTTGGGGATTCGTTTTCGTGTTCGTTTTTGTATCTCTTGTATTCTTTGGCTTTTGGGTTTGTTTGGCTGttctcaaaatatatttcttcatttttattttatttatttactttctaCGAAGATTGTGtatacaagaaaaaatataaaatgcaacAGATGCAGCTGAAGATACCGAAAAAGTTACAGTCATGCTGGGCCACgtaataaattgtattatttatattttttatataatgcAACCCCGAGATGTTAGCCGCGGGAATCCGAGAAACACAAAAGTATCTTTGAGATACCCACAGCGGAAGCTGTGAGGTCTTTCATCTGAGAGTGACGAGTGTAATGACTTTTGTCGATTGGGTTAAGTGGCTTGTTGGCTTCCTTCGCACACAGATACttacactcacacacacacacacacacacacacatacacacacacttgcCGACTTCGAGATGTGAGATTCCTTTTTCGAGCTGTGTGcatctttttcaatttttatgcaCGCCACTCGCTCCCTTTTTCCTGATTCCTCAccttttttctgtgttttgttCAAGTAGTTTGAATGTGGCACGTTTAGCCGTTTCCCCCCTCCCCCCACCCTTCGGTAATTTGTCTGCAACGTTTTTTTGTGGCAGCTCGGGCTGCAGTTTTTGCCggctgacaaaaaaaaaaaaaaaacaagcgaAAGGTAAGCGACACACGCTAATCATGAGTGTGAGATTCTCGCAGATTCTCTCCCTTTTTCTCTGGTTTTTCTCCCCCTTTTCACTCTGTGGTTTGGCCCTCATCTGCGGACTAATTGAGTGGGAAAGTGGCCGGGAAATCGAAAGGGAAAAGGCTGCGGGATGTGCCATTGATCACAATCAGCAGTATATTGTATCTCAATTGTTGTCTTGGGCTTAAACATTTCTAAACCGGTTTTCTTTTGGGTTAAgcatttcataaaaattattttcttactTCAAACACaattaatgtttttcaaaCTGAAGTTGAAGTTGGTATGAAAATACACCAAAAATTGTTgtatcttaaatataaaaatttgaagaagACTTTTTATACAAGTAAAAATGCTTACCTTGTAAAAGTACTTTCAATTACAAGCAAATTTTGCTATAAAAGATTCTCATGATATTACAGTCATAAGATAAGTTTCAATCGTCTTACCGTAACATTATAAAAATCTAGACTTAAAAGAAAACCTAAAAGGttactactttttttttacttaagaacgtctacattttaaaaatatttttcttgaagTTAGAAAAAAATCTAGACTTAAAAGAAAACCTAAAAGGttactacttttttttacttaagaacgtttacattttaaaaatatttttcttgaagTTAGAAAAAAATCTAGACTTAAAAGAAAACCTAAAAggttactatttttttttacttaagaacgtctacattttaaaaatatttttcttgaagTTAGAATAAAAGTACTTTCTTCAAAGTAAATTTACctttaaaatcgtttttttgttcattacTGACATGAGAAAGAATGTATTTTCCCCTTAGATGAGTTTCAATCGTCTTATTGTGCCTAATAAAAACTTCCTCTGCGCCCACGCTCTGCAAAAAGTTCAGTGAACTGATCGAGAAGCGGCAGAGGaaaccaataataatatacaaCCTCTAATGATGCACactgccacacacacacacacacacacacacacacacgcacatcTAAATGCGTtggcaataaaatatgaaaaactggagaacaaaaaaaatgcgtaaaaggagaaaaaatgatttttaacaaAGGCGAAGGCAgacaaataaaagtgcaattAATCACCAGAAAGCCATGGCCCAGACGGCCAGAACTGAGAATTGAGAGTTGAGAATTGAGAACTGAGACTAAAAACCCTGGACCACGGCGACTGACACTTATCGGCTTTATCTGCTTATGTGAAGGGAGTGAAAAGGTGGGGTAAAATCGAAGGAGATGGAGATGCATTCAcacaaacatataaatataaatataaatggaaaggaattataaatattaaagaagcTGGCGGAGTTGAGGATGCTGCCTgtcaatatttgatttttatatatggCGTTGCCTTGATGCGATCGCCGCGAAGCAACGAAAAATGcatcaatttttaataataaatgaaatgtgtGAATAAACGTTGGTAAAATATGACGGGGGATTGTTGGTGAGAGGGGAAAAACAATCGGAAAGGCAAACAGCAGGAAAGCATAAACACGGCCGGCAACACTAATACccaggcaaacaaacaaagatgCAGATACAAATGCCGCAGCGGAttcagatgcagatgcagatgcccGTGTAGATGCACATTTTCCAAAGAATTTCTAAGCACataaaaagcaaagcaaacgGTCAgttgggaaaatatttaaaaaagcataaaaacaaaatatttattgaaaagagaCGCTAACGAGCCAACGCCGCGGCGTTGAGGCAAACAAACGGCATCGGCTTCAAAAATTGAACACATGAGCAGGCTAATgcgtatatacatatatagtcgGCTATTTGATTAATGCACTCGAAAGCGACAATAAACAAGGAACATTTCGAGAACGCAAGAAACTTAAGACAGAATAAGGAGTTGCAGTGGGATTTCCACAGCATCCACAAAGACAAACAAATATCGCATTCCGATTGATGTCGAAGTTGGCAACTTCGGGTTGGGATATGGCCAGAAACCGGGACTGAATGGAACTCCATCTCGCCGGAGATCGGGGTTCTTGAGTGAACGTCGACGACGGCTATtggataaataaatacaaatttttattaaagtgcGAATTCTGCGGTGAGCTGAGTTGCTAATGCAGTCGAACTCGAACCGGTCGCTAAATTTGCCCCCTGAAAGGAGCCTAGACTGACAGAAAATCTTGTATTTCAAATGAATATGGCAACAGAAATACTTTTACAGACTAGTTTGCGATAAAACTACTCAATTTGTTCTTGCtaaatttatatatgcaaTTTACCgtgcaataaaatatataacttgtTGCCATAGTTTAGCAAATATAATGGTTACAATACTTTATCTGATGTAAgcttaaatgcttttttttagTATCGTTTTcaacagaaaattaaattgcaatacAAATAAGCTACTAAACGAAAAGGTTTGAAAACTGTTTggatacaaatattttcatttattcgattcgttttaaatttacatcAATAGTAAATCTagatttctgttttttgtattcgcacaaatatttttaattcgaATAATATTATGTGATGAAATATTAatactttaataatattattttgatagtttctgaatttttttatattttaattcgtttaaaggaaaataattgttcttaaatgtaaaaaaatgaagagaaCATTACGACAAAAACTCCAACTGATCTACATTTTCTACAATAATCCCTCgtacaattattataatatgaCCCCCATATTTTCCCTGTGCAGATATCATTCGCCGTTGGCCTAATTGAAGCACACTTAGGGAACCACAACAAGTCACAAAATCACAAAATCACAAAATGCTCCATAGATCGAAATCAACCGCTGGCCACAAGAATTTCAATCACCTCTTGGTCACCAAAGCGTTCCAGTGAGTGCTCCCCGAGAACCTGGAACCCTGGAATCGCTTGTGGGGGCGGGGGGTCCGATCTGACCACTCTGGAGGGGGGAAAATATTTGGAACAAAACTCTGCGGGGGGAGAAAAGAGCGGACGGGGCGAAGAGAGCGAACAATGGGCGACGTGGAGCACGTGAATGCTGTCAATCATTCCAGAGAGAGTGGACAAAAGGGAAAGGGAAGGGGGGCTAAAAATCGGTGAGACTGGAGCTCCACATTCCGCGCTGTGACGTCACAGCACGAGGCGAAATGCCGCCGGCAGAATTTTGCAGCCGAAGCGCGGCGAACTGTAGATTGAAGATCGCCGAAAGGCGCGCGAATCGTGAATCAAAACAAACCGAGGGAAAAAAATATCAGAGAGTAAAGAAAATGGGAGAGATAGAGATATAGTAGTCTATATAGTCACTGAGCAAGAGCAAAGCAGCGCTGTAGCAGCGCAGTAGCAGCGCGGCGGCAGCAAATGAGAGCTGTAAAACTCTCTTTGTAGAACCGTCTTTGAAGAATTGAAGAGTCTTTGGCAAAAGCTGGAtctcttaaattattttataatcaatttttgaaagACAAATCTTTTTCAATGCATATATCAAAGTTGCTTATCTTATGAAATATATGAATGTTGTAAGCTTAAGTAAATTGACATGCTAATCCCATAAGGCTTTAAGCCTTTGAAAATTTGACACTTAACTATTTGCTCATCtaagcaattttttataatgtaaaaaaataaacagattTTTGTATTGCATTGCATTGTGGCCCAGTGCGTGGTATTAACAGTAGTtaattatacttttattttttattataatgtGTTTGCCTCTGTataatacttatttatttttgtccaaatggtggtattttttaacaaaattggcCATGATtaatttagtatttaatttaagcactCCTCGACTTTTTGTTCTGGGTGTAAGACCTTAACAATTCCTGctctttgtttatattttttctggggggaataacaaatttaacacctatattttaaaagcattttttcaaaacgtttttggtgattttgtaaattgtatagatgttaatttaaaataagaaaattaattccATAGCTTCTTGATTgtggttttggttttctggGTGTTAGACTTCCATAAAAActcgattttaaatttattttagttcttgtTTTGATCGAAATTTATTGGCAAAATTGTTTCTTAGATTGGTTTGAGTACCGGGCTTTGACCTTATAAACGTGCATTGTTTTCCACTCACCCTTTCCTCCTCTCGTATCATTTCGGCGATGCCGGGCTTGATCTCCATGTCATCGGCTAGAGACGATCCCCCGCCGGAGCCCACTCCTCCGCCCaatcccactcccactcccccACCAGCCACTCCACCTCCACCATGGTGGTGCGGCGTTGGGGGCGGTAGTCGTGGCTCAGCGGGCGGTCCCGGTCCCAAACCGCTCAACTCCATGGCCGCAGCCATGGCGGCAGCGGGTCCCATTGGAAAACGCGATTCTCCAGCGGACGAGGGCGGATGATGTGAGGATCCAGATGACTGGATGGATGGATGTGGGGCAGGTGGTGCATGGTGGTGCGGgtgcaggggcaggggcaggggcagggagTGCTGACCCTGCTGCTGACCTTGCGGCTGACCTTGCTGCTGACCTTGCTGTGGACTCTGCGAGTGGGGTCGCGAGGATCGGGACATGGGTCCTGGCGTGGCAGCCGGCGATGGCATGTCCAAAGCATGGATGGCGGTCTCCAGACGTCGTGCCACCGCTGCCGCCGCTACTGCACCACCGCTCAATGGCGGCTTCGGCGGTGGCGTCATCAGCGAACAGTCCCGCTGCCTTTCCCGCTCCTTTTGCTCCATCTCCATCCGTTCGGCGGCTATCAAACTGCTCAGCGGACTGGGCGGTGCGGGGGCATTGAAGATCGTGTCCGCCGAGGGCCAGCGTCGCTTTCTCACATTCCTGCCCTGCTGTCGCTCCAGCGGGGAGAGTCTCAGTTCAGCGGGATCCCAGTCCGTGCGCAGTTTCTTCTCCGGTTGCATGAAGGCCAGTAGCTCCTCGGATTCCCTCTCGTTTTCGGTGGCTCTGGAGCCGGAAGTGCCCTCCTTGGGCGAGGGCATTCGCTCGGAGGaagctgccgccgccgctgccgtgGCCGCTTCCATGTGGGTCACATCCGCCAGGCCGCGCACCTTCAGCATCTCGGCTATCCTAGTAGCGGACCAATCTGATCCTGGCTCACATTGATCTCGCCACGGTACATGAACTCAACAATGGCCTTCAGATCCGACCAGTTCACATCCCTCATGATCACAATGGGATGCTGGCAGGGCGTTTCGGCCAATAGGGTTTGAAAGTAGGGCGAGCAGGCGGACAGGACCATTTTGTGGGCCTTCATGGAGCGACCATCGCAGGCCAGTGTCACATCCACGAAGCACTCGTTCTGCAGCAGCTGATCGAAGATGGTGGTCAGATTCGTCTGATAGTTGTTCCAACGCAGGCAGAATTGCTGGGAGCTGGAACTGGGCGAGGCCACCGAAGAGGATCTGCCCTGTGGCGAACTGATAGGGGACGATCCATttcctccacctccacctccacctccacctccacctccttgTCCTTGCCCTTGTGCATCCTTATCCTCATCCCTCGAGGTGACAGGTGAAGTGCGATCCTCGCTCTTCGTACGCTTCTCCTCCTCCTGACTGGGCGAATTGCGATTGCTTTTCGGCGAACCTGTGCCCGATCCCGAACCTTTGCGCTGCCTTTGTGTCACTGGTCCCTGGTCGGGCGCCACAGCTAATTTGGCATCCGTTTGCGCCGACGCCATTTTGTCTACAGCTGATCGTTGATCGTTGATCGTTTAACGTTGGCACGCGTTACGTTACGTTACGTTACGTTACACGACTCGCTCCTCTTCACATGgcgttaaaaaaacaaaagcgtaCGAAAAAACCGCGACAATTACGACGCTCAACTGAGAGTGGGCATGTACATGTGAGTatccgtgtgtgtgtgtgtgtgtgtgtgagtgtgttttaCGTATTCGTTACGTTACGCGCACTACGTGGCCATTTGGCAATTAGCCCGCCTCGTTCTTTCAGTTCGTTTCGCTACTCGTCTCGTGTGTCGTGTTCAGTTTGGTTTCAGTTCAGTGTTCAGTGTTCAGTGTTCAGTTCCGTTGAGTGTTCTGTGTGCCGTGTTCTATGGCTATATATGTGTTGGCCAACAAACAGGGCCAAAAGTCTTCTCAGCACGAGCGTCTGAATTAGACTGAAATCGTTTTGCACATTTTGATACGGAAAAACTCAAAACAAACTTAACACACGACGACTACGACGATGGCCACGAGACGATGTGGAAAACTGAGGGTCGCCGAGGGGGGCTGCCTACGTTGAACGTTGCTGTTgcagcaactgctgctgctgctgttgctgttgctgccttttgctgctttttgtagttgttgctCTCAGGCTGCGACTGAGTTCGCGACGAAGTTGCGAATAGTTCGCGAAATGCGAGGCGATGCGAGGCGATGCGAGTTCGCCAGTTTCTCCGCTCTGCCGGCGTTGTTGTGTGGCAAAGGAGGAAAATGCGACGGCGGCAGCGAAACGCGGCTGAGAACTGAGTGGCGAGTGTGTGGAGAATCGACATTCGAGAATGGAGCATGCAGCACCGACGGCAGAGAAAATGAAATCGGCGAACTGTAGGCGCCAAAAAACGCCGGCAACAAACGGCAACAACGTTTTTGTTGGCCACATTCCTTTGCTCCTGCGCTGCGTTTTGGCTCTCCTCGAACTCAAAATTCGGACTCGGAATCGGCTTTCGTCCTTCGTCATCGGcatcgtccttcgtccttcgtactcgcactcgcactcgcactcgcactcgtcCTCGTTCTCGGCCTCTCGCCATTGCAACCCCCAAAAATTTTGGCGCTTTTGGCGCTGCTTTGGCGCTGGtgcactaccactaccactaccagcCACTACTGCGAAAAAGGATGCGTCGCTGCTgcaagtggcaagtggcaagtgTGCGTGCGTGAGGAAACGGAAGTTGCCCCAAAATGCAGCGAAGAGCGAGCTTAGGCCTAATATTTTTCGGAGGCGCTGGGCAGGAGAGGGTGGGGTACTGTCCCTTGGACCACTACCACCGGTCAAAAAGTGAGGAACAAATTCCACGGGGAACCTCCGGAAATTGGCAAATCGGCGAAAATATGGCTGATATTGGCATGAAGTTTGCCGGTGACTTTTTCATAAGGGTTTTTTGGGCTATTATATTAcgattttttagaaaattcaataaaaaaatgtagttttgtaaaaataaaatgtttttttttaatataaactatGAATAAgggttcattaaaaaaaatataaggatttgttaaatttttaaattgagttttcATTGTGCTTTTGAATGATTTTCAGAAGAAAGTAAGTAGCTAttatatataagtatttatgagtatttattagtatttattattatttattagtaTTTAGGAGTATCAATtgttttttagtatttattagTACTTATTAATGCAAATAGAATTGTTcttattattgaaaaatgtttagatttttagttgaattaaaaatacttttaaaggTTCCAAAATTTTGagaatcaaaaaattaaaaattatttacccAATTCGGGGTTCGTAGAATTTTCAAGcgaattttcaaaatatatttttttaagactaACAAAACAGTGATCATTTAATCTTCAAAAGTATCTTTCTACTCTTCcgagtctctaaaactctttATCTCTTTCTTACCCACGCCTTTCTCACCCAACTGAGGAATAAAACTCGGCTGAAAGATGCTTCATTAATTAGTTCCGTTTGCTGGGGGTACAAGCACCCTACACCTACGCCCCACCGCCCCTTCCCCTGAGCATTCACCCCACCCCGAAAAACTCTCTTCGGCCGACGCTCTCGGCGGCGGAGaagtcgacgtcgctgccaaCGTCGCTGCCACTCGTGCATTGTAAACAAATGCTTAGGCGAAAAACAAGATGTGCGGCGAATTTGGTGAGTCGCGCTCACTCTCTCTGAGCGTTCGCCAGAGCGACGACTCTTTTCCTCTTAAGAGACGTTTCTCTTTCTTTTGGCTGCACCTGCACTTTTCCACTGTTTTTCCTCGATTTTCTCGCTCATGCTAGTGGTGTGGGATGGGGAGGAATTTT
Proteins encoded in this window:
- the LOC128258961 gene encoding LOW QUALITY PROTEIN: protein bric-a-brac 1 (The sequence of the model RefSeq protein was modified relative to this genomic sequence to represent the inferred CDS: inserted 1 base in 1 codon), with amino-acid sequence MASAQTDAKLAVAPDQGPVTQRQRKGSGSGTGSPKSNRNSPSQEEEKRTKSEDRTSPVTSRDEDKDAQGQGQGGGGGGGGGGGGNGSSPISSPQGRSSSVASPSSSSQQFCLRWNNYQTNLTTIFDQLLQNECFVDVTLACDGRSMKAHKMVLSACSPYFQTLLAETPCQHPIVIMRDVNWSDLKAIVEFMYRGEINVSQDQIGPLXRIAEMLKVRGLADVTHMEAATAAAAAASSERMPSPKEGTSGSRATENERESEELLAFMQPEKKLRTDWDPAELRLSPLERQQGRNVRKRRWPSADTIFNAPAPPSPLSSLIAAERMEMEQKERERQRDCSLMTPPPKPPLSGGAVAAAAVARRLETAIHALDMPSPAATPGPMSRSSRPHSQSPQQGQQQGQPQGQQQGQHSLPLPLPLHPHHHAPPAPHPSIQSSGSSHHPPSSAGESRFPMGPAAAMAAAMELSGLGPGPPAEPRLPPPTPHHHGGGGVAGGGVGVGLGGGVGSGGGSSLADDMEIKPGIAEMIREEERAKMMENSHAWMGATGSTLAADSYQYQLQSMWQKCWNTNQNLMHHMRFRERGPLKSWRPETMAEAIFSVLKEGLSLSQAARKYDIPYPTFVLYANRVHNMLGPSIDGGPDLRPKGRGRPQRILLGIWPDEHIKGVIKTVVFRDTKDIKDDSLAAHMPPYGRHSDLPLSYPGASGALAGAPSSLACPNGSGPQAGVGVGVGVGGEQHMSQETAAAVAAVAHNIRQQMQMAAAVQHQGSQHQPVPPGLFNLPPHPGVGGGVGVPGAGGGRASISPALSSGSGPRHAPSPCGPLVPNLPPSMAIALHHQQQQHQHGERRPCGCPFGPWPCPHHHHQQQQQQQLHHQVGGGLPHKSGFGASSSSSASSAMGQHPPKAKGSPLRSETPRLHSPLGDLGLDMAGYKREFSPSRLFAEDLAELVGASVSSSSSSAAAASAPPERSVGGGSAAAGTDAPSSSSGGGIKVEPITTTSE